From bacterium, one genomic window encodes:
- a CDS encoding aminotransferase class V-fold PLP-dependent enzyme — MSGTGATIYLDNGATSFPKPPSVAAAMSHFTLEVGGSPGRSGHHRSQEAARAVFACREALAALIGAPDSRRVAFTLNATQALNTAIYGILRPGDRVLTTSMEHNSTMRPLRDLEHRGVISLEVLPCDGAGRLDLAALERALRSRPRLLAAVHASNVSGAILPLREVGALARAAGTLLLVDAAQSAGAQPIDVIADGVDLLAFTGHKALFGPQGTGGLWAREGVEPEPLFRGGTGSNSELEEQPVFWPDRLESGTPNGVGLAGLLAGVSFIAETGLELIRAREEALTRRLIAGLGALPGITVHGPGADERRAPTVSVTFEGLVPSEAGFLLEEGFGVLTRVGLHCAPAAHRTIGTYPQGTVRFAPGFFTTEADIDAAIAGCRYLATKKGRAR; from the coding sequence ATCTACCTCGACAACGGCGCGACCTCCTTCCCGAAGCCGCCATCGGTCGCGGCGGCCATGTCCCACTTCACGCTCGAAGTCGGCGGCAGCCCGGGGCGTTCCGGACATCACCGCTCCCAGGAGGCCGCCCGCGCGGTCTTCGCCTGCCGCGAGGCGCTCGCGGCGCTCATCGGCGCGCCCGATTCGCGGCGCGTCGCGTTCACCCTCAACGCCACGCAGGCGCTCAACACCGCCATCTACGGCATCCTGCGACCGGGCGACCGGGTGCTCACGACCTCGATGGAGCACAACTCGACGATGCGGCCGCTGCGGGACCTGGAGCACCGCGGCGTGATCTCGCTGGAGGTGCTCCCCTGCGACGGCGCCGGGCGGCTGGACCTGGCGGCGCTCGAGCGCGCGCTGCGCTCGCGGCCGCGGCTGCTGGCGGCGGTGCACGCCTCGAACGTCAGCGGCGCCATCCTGCCGCTGCGGGAGGTCGGGGCGCTGGCGCGCGCCGCCGGGACGCTGCTGCTCGTGGACGCCGCGCAGTCGGCCGGCGCGCAGCCGATCGACGTGATCGCGGACGGCGTCGACCTGCTGGCGTTCACCGGGCACAAGGCGCTCTTCGGGCCGCAGGGGACCGGCGGTCTCTGGGCGCGCGAGGGGGTGGAGCCGGAGCCCCTCTTTCGCGGCGGCACGGGCAGCAACTCCGAGCTCGAGGAGCAGCCCGTCTTCTGGCCGGACCGGCTCGAGAGCGGCACGCCCAACGGCGTCGGGCTCGCCGGGCTGCTCGCCGGGGTGTCGTTCATCGCCGAGACGGGCCTCGAGCTGATCCGCGCCCGCGAGGAGGCGCTGACGCGCCGGCTGATCGCGGGGCTGGGCGCGCTGCCGGGGATCACCGTCCACGGCCCCGGCGCCGACGAGAGACGCGCGCCGACCGTCTCGGTGACCTTCGAGGGGCTGGTGCCCTCGGAGGCGGGCTTCCTCCTCGAGGAGGGCTTCGGCGTGCTCACGCGCGTCGGCCTGCACTGCGCGCCGGCCGCGCACCGCACGATCGGGACGTACCCGCAGGGGACGGTGCGGTTCGCGCCGGGGTTCTTCACGACCGAGGCGGACATCGACGCGGCGATCGCGGGCTGCCGCTACCTGGCGACGAAGAAGGGGAGGGCGCGGTGA
- a CDS encoding DUF3343 domain-containing protein, producing MSDAPRFAVATFHSTHAVLKAEKILKDAGVADVRLVPVPSQVSSDCGVTVRFAAAESARARELLRPLADDLQGLYVEAPGGWVPFQ from the coding sequence GTGAGCGACGCGCCCCGCTTCGCCGTCGCGACGTTTCACTCGACGCACGCCGTGCTCAAGGCCGAGAAGATCCTCAAGGACGCGGGCGTGGCCGACGTGCGTCTGGTGCCGGTGCCGAGCCAGGTGTCGTCCGACTGCGGCGTGACGGTGCGCTTCGCGGCGGCGGAGTCCGCGCGGGCGCGGGAGCTGCTGCGGCCGCTCGCGGACGACCTGCAAGGCCTCTACGTCGAGGCGCCGGGGGGCTGGGTCCCGTTTCAGTAG
- a CDS encoding 4-oxalocrotonate tautomerase family protein: protein MPYVNVRITRTGVTAEQKAAVIKGVTDVLVKVLGKDPQSTFVVIDEVDTDNWGIAGETITARRAKTK, encoded by the coding sequence ATGCCGTACGTCAACGTCCGCATCACCAGGACCGGCGTCACCGCCGAGCAGAAGGCCGCCGTCATCAAGGGCGTCACCGACGTCCTCGTGAAAGTCCTCGGCAAGGACCCCCAGTCGACCTTCGTGGTCATCGACGAGGTCGACACGGACAACTGGGGCATCGCCGGCGAGACGATCACCGCGCGACGCGCGAAGACGAAGTAG